One Ictalurus furcatus strain D&B chromosome 25, Billie_1.0, whole genome shotgun sequence DNA window includes the following coding sequences:
- the fermt1 gene encoding fermitin family homolog 1, giving the protein MVTAPENIQNTWELSVQVDQRAGEETMRFKIRVKGDLHVGGLMLKLVEKIKAPQDWSDHALWWEQKNCWLLKTHWTLDKYGVQADADLRFTPQHKALCLQLPNMKTIKLTVTFSAVVFKAVSEICRALNIRRSEELSLLKPPDDPKKKKKKDKSKDMEDDIIDMDVIGGTVGSGLYSKTMTATYDPVNGTPMTSTSLWFGENPFTSSQPNVPPDELAKMYQTLSMEDKAAINAGWLDSSSSLMEQGIQENDRLLLRFKYHCFFDLNPKYDAVRITQLYEQARWAILLEEVECTEEEMLMFASLQYHICKLTMSAKPLDTSDEPELDEVEAALSHLETTLEGRNTDKILEDITDIPKLEDTLKLFRPKRLLRTFKEYWFVFRDTSISYYKNKESANGEPIEQLHLRGCEVVPDVNVTEKKFGIKLLLPVADGMNEVYIRCDNETQYAKWKAACLLASKGKTMAYSSYRAEVKNIQSFLQMKSLAPPPGHAAPDVDSMDMNAECFVSPRYSKKYKAKQLTTRILEAHQNISQLSLVEAKMRFIHAWQSLPDFGIKYYIVRFKGSRKDEILGISYNRLIRIDTATRQPLTTWRFANMKQWNVNWEIRQVTIDFDQGVTVAFTCQSCDCRVVHEYIGGYIFLSTRSKDQNETLDQELFHKLTGGQE; this is encoded by the exons ATGGTCACTGCACCTGAGAATATACAAAACACATGGGAGCTGTCGGTCCAAGTGGACCAGCGGGCAGGAGAAGAGACAATGCGGTTTAAAATTCGGGTCAAGGGAGACCTTCATGTTGGAGGACTTATGCTCAAACTTGTGGAGAAGATCA AGGCTCCGCAAGACTGGTCAGATCATGCTCTGTGGTGGGAACAGAAGAACTGCTGGCTACTAAAAACCCACTGGACACTGGATAAATACGGTGTGCAGGCAGACGCTGACCTCCGCTTCACGCCCCAACACAAAGCTCTGTGTCTGCAGCTACCCAATATGAAGACCATCAAACTGACAGTCACCTTCTCAGCAGTGGTCTTCAAAGCTGTATCAGAAATCTGCAGAGCACTGA ACATAAGAAGATCTGAGGAGTTGTCCCTCCTGAAACCACCAGATGATccgaaaaagaaaaagaaaaaagacaagtcTAAAGACATGGAAGATGACATCATAGACATGGATGTTATTGGTGGTACAG tcgGATCTGGCCTCTACAGTAAGACCATGACTGCAACCTATGACCCTGTTAATGGAACCCCAATGACGTCCACAAGCCTGTGGTTTGGAGAAAATCCTTTCACTTCTAGTCAGCCTAACGTGCCTCCAGATGAGCTGGCCAAGATGTATCAGACTCTCAGTATGGAGGACAAAGCTGCCATCAATGCAGG GTGGCTGGATTCCTCAAGCTCTCTAATGGAGCAGGGCATTCAGGAAAATGACAGACTCTTACTGCGCTTCAAGTATCACTGTTTCTTTGACCTTAATCCAAAG TATGATGCAGTACGGATTACGCAGCTGTACGAACAGGCACGGTGGGCCATTCTGCTGGAGGAGGTTGAGTGCACTGAGGAGGAGATGCTGATGTTTGCCTCTCTGCAG TATCACATATGCAAACTGACCATGTCAGCCAAACCTCTGGACACTTCTGACGAGCCTGAGCTTGATGAAGTGGAGGCAGCCCTCTCTCATTTAGAGACAACACTTGAAGGACGGAACACAGACAAGATTCTG GAAGACATCACAGATATTCCCAAGTTGGAAGACACTCTGAAACTATTTAG GCCCAAACGATTACTACGGACTTTCAAAGAGTACTGGTTTGTGTTCAGAGACAccagtatttcctattataaaaacaaagagtCGGCCAATGGGGAGCCAATTGAACAGCTACATCTGCGAG GCTGTGAAGTTGTTCCAGATGTCAACGTGACAGAAAAAAAGTTTGGCATCAAACTTTTGCTGCCTGTTGCAGATGGAATGAATGAGGTGTACATTCGCTGTGACAAT GAGACACAGTATGCCAAGTGGAAAGCTGCCTGCCTCCTGGCCTCTAAAGGCAAGACGATGGCATACAGCTCATACCGCGCAGAGGTGAAGAACATCCAGTCGTTCCTACAGATGAAGAGTTTAGCGCCCCCACCTGgtcatgctgctcctgatgtgGACTCCATGGACATGAATGCAGAATGCTTTGTCTCTCCACGATACTCCAAAAAATACAAGGCCAAACAA CTGACCACACGGATTTTGGAAGCACATCAGAACATTTCCCAGCTTTCCCTCGTGGAGGCAAAAATGCGTTTCATCCATGCATGGCAGTCTTTACCAGATTTTGGCATCAAGTACTACATAGTCAG ATTCAAAGGAAGTAGGAAGGATGAGATACTGGGCATCTCGTATAACCGGCTGATCCGAATTGACACGGCCACACGCCAGCCATTGACCACGTGGAGATTCGCCAATATGAAACAGTGGAATGTGAACTGGGAGATCAGACAG GTGACTATTGATTTTGACCAGGGTGTTACAGTAGCCTTCACCTGTCAGAGCTGTGACTGCAGAGTGGTTCATGAATACATTGGAGGCTACATTTTCCTCTCAACACGATCCAAAGATCAAAATGAAACACTAGATCAAGAACTCTTCCACAAACTTACAGGAGGCCAAGAATGA